One Takifugu rubripes chromosome 19, fTakRub1.2, whole genome shotgun sequence genomic window carries:
- the slc6a22.2 gene encoding solute carrier family 6 member 22, tandem duplicate 2 isoform X1 has product MDLRSNSRVQINQTNAVTRPGHINGNPTGREEWGSKIEFILAVAGHIVGLGNVWRFPYLCYKNGGGVFFIPYVLFLFTCGIPIFFMETSLGQYTSQGGITCWRKICPLFEGIGYGTQVVALYTGVYYIIILSWAFLYLFSSFTSELPWTSCHNSWNTPQCIGYNDSASLLLYGNTTSSVVEFWEKRILGLSRGIEKVGHIRWDLALCLLLAWLLCYFCVWNGVKTTGKVVYFTATFPYVMLAVLLVRGLTLPGAKDGLMYYLYPEPSRLADPEVWMDAGSQIFYSYGVCTGALTSLGSYNKYNNNCYRDSIYLCLLNSLTSFVAGFAIFSVLGFMAKEQGVDISVVTESGPGLAFIAFPRAVALMPIPQLWAIFFFLMIIFLGLDSEFVFQETLVTTISDMFPDFFQNSCRRKILLLAISTGSFLIGLLMVTEGGLYIFQLFDYYACSGMTLLFFAIFQSVCIGWVYGANRLYDNIQDMIGYRPWPYIKYCWQYVTPAVCTCTFVFFLVRYTPLKFNNAYEYPWWGYAIGGFFTFSSTLMIPIWMLYFLSITPGTLMERLKILCMPAKELRVAPKKTVLNKESFNTFTDFYTLRTTQQNLTEL; this is encoded by the exons ATGGACCTAAGATCAAACTCACGGGTGCAGATAAACCAAACAAATGCGGTGACCAGACCAGGGCACATTAATGGGAACCCTACAGGGAGAGAGGAATGGGGCAGTAAGATTGAGTTCATTCTTGCTGTAGCTGGACATATTGTTGGCCTGGGAAATGTCTGGAGGTTTCCATACCTTTGCTACAAAAACGGAGGAG GGGTTTTCTTTATAccatatgttttatttttgttcaccTGTGGTATCCCAATCTTCTTCATGGAAACATCTTTGGGTCAGTACACCAGTCAGGGCGGTATAACATGTTGGAGAAAAATCTGTCCTCTTTTTGAAG GCATAGGTTATGGCACCCAAGTGGTTGCTTTATACACGGGAGTGTATTACATAATTATTTTGTCATGGGCATTTCTCTACCTGTTCTCATCCTTCACGTCTGAGCTTCCGTGGACAAGCTGTCACAATAGCTGGAATACAC CTCAATGTATTGGGTACAATGACTCTGCCTCTTTGCTTTTGTATGGAAATACGACATCTTCTGTTGTAGAGTTTTGGGA AAAGAGGATCTTGGGCCTGTCTCGTGGAATTGAGAAAGTTGGACATATTCGCTGGGACTTGGCTCTGTGTTTACTTCTCGCTTGGCTATTGTGTTATTTCTGTGTCTGGAATGGAGTTAAAACAACAGGAAAG GTGGTTTACTTCACTGCCACATTTCCATATGTAATGCTGGCGGTACTTCTTGTCCGTGGGCTTACGTTACCAGGAGCCAAAGATGGATTGATGTACTACCTCTACCCAGAACCTTCACGCCTGGCTGATCCTGAG GTGTGGATGGATGCTGGCAGCCAAATTTTCTACTCTTATGGAGTATGCACTGGAGCCCTCACATCTTTAGGAAGTTATaacaaatacaacaacaactgctacag AGACTCAATTTACCTGTGCCTGTTAAACAGCCTAACAAGTTTCGTAGCTGGTTTTGCCATTTTTTCTGTCCTCGGGTTTATGGCCAAGGAGCAAGGGGTGGATATATCAGTGGTgactgaatcag GTCCAGGATTGGCATTCATTGCTTTCCCTCGTGCAGTAGCTCTGATGCCAATTCCACAGCTGTGGGCAATTTTCTTCTTCCTAATGATCATATTTCTAGGATTAGACAGTGAG TTTGTCTTCCAAGAGACGTTGGTTACCACCATCTCCGACATGTTTCCTGACTTCTTTCAAAATAGTTGCCGTCGAAAAATTTTACTACTGGCAATTTCTACAGGAAGTTTTCTCATTGGCCTTCTAATGGTCACAGAG GGAGGTCTTTATATCTTTCAGCTGTTTGACTACTATGCCTGCAGTGGCATGACACTCCtcttttttgccatttttcagTCAGTTTGCATTGGATGGGTCTATG GTGCTAATCGTCTGTATGATAATATACAGGACATGATTGGATATCGGCCATGGCCTTACATAAAGTATTGTTGGCAGTACGTTACACCAGCTGTCTGCACT TGCACCTTTGTATTCTTCTTGGTCAGATACACTCCGCTCAAATTCAATAATGCGTATGAATACCCGTGGTGGGGCTACGCCATTGGTGGATTCTTTACTTTCTCCTCAACACTTATGATTCCTATATGGATGCTTTATTTTCTGAGCATCACTCCAGGAACATTAATGGAG AGGCTGAAGATTCTCTGCATGCCAGCAAAGGAATTAAGGGTTGCCCCAAAGAAGAcagttttaaataaagaatcATTTAATACTTTCACAGACTTTTACACATTACGCACCACACAGCAAAACCTGACAGAACTCTGA
- the slc6a22.2 gene encoding solute carrier family 6 member 22, tandem duplicate 2 isoform X2 yields METSLGQYTSQGGITCWRKICPLFEGIGYGTQVVALYTGVYYIIILSWAFLYLFSSFTSELPWTSCHNSWNTPQCIGYNDSASLLLYGNTTSSVVEFWEKRILGLSRGIEKVGHIRWDLALCLLLAWLLCYFCVWNGVKTTGKVVYFTATFPYVMLAVLLVRGLTLPGAKDGLMYYLYPEPSRLADPEVWMDAGSQIFYSYGVCTGALTSLGSYNKYNNNCYRDSIYLCLLNSLTSFVAGFAIFSVLGFMAKEQGVDISVVTESGPGLAFIAFPRAVALMPIPQLWAIFFFLMIIFLGLDSEFVFQETLVTTISDMFPDFFQNSCRRKILLLAISTGSFLIGLLMVTEGGLYIFQLFDYYACSGMTLLFFAIFQSVCIGWVYGANRLYDNIQDMIGYRPWPYIKYCWQYVTPAVCTCTFVFFLVRYTPLKFNNAYEYPWWGYAIGGFFTFSSTLMIPIWMLYFLSITPGTLMERLKILCMPAKELRVAPKKTVLNKESFNTFTDFYTLRTTQQNLTEL; encoded by the exons ATGGAAACATCTTTGGGTCAGTACACCAGTCAGGGCGGTATAACATGTTGGAGAAAAATCTGTCCTCTTTTTGAAG GCATAGGTTATGGCACCCAAGTGGTTGCTTTATACACGGGAGTGTATTACATAATTATTTTGTCATGGGCATTTCTCTACCTGTTCTCATCCTTCACGTCTGAGCTTCCGTGGACAAGCTGTCACAATAGCTGGAATACAC CTCAATGTATTGGGTACAATGACTCTGCCTCTTTGCTTTTGTATGGAAATACGACATCTTCTGTTGTAGAGTTTTGGGA AAAGAGGATCTTGGGCCTGTCTCGTGGAATTGAGAAAGTTGGACATATTCGCTGGGACTTGGCTCTGTGTTTACTTCTCGCTTGGCTATTGTGTTATTTCTGTGTCTGGAATGGAGTTAAAACAACAGGAAAG GTGGTTTACTTCACTGCCACATTTCCATATGTAATGCTGGCGGTACTTCTTGTCCGTGGGCTTACGTTACCAGGAGCCAAAGATGGATTGATGTACTACCTCTACCCAGAACCTTCACGCCTGGCTGATCCTGAG GTGTGGATGGATGCTGGCAGCCAAATTTTCTACTCTTATGGAGTATGCACTGGAGCCCTCACATCTTTAGGAAGTTATaacaaatacaacaacaactgctacag AGACTCAATTTACCTGTGCCTGTTAAACAGCCTAACAAGTTTCGTAGCTGGTTTTGCCATTTTTTCTGTCCTCGGGTTTATGGCCAAGGAGCAAGGGGTGGATATATCAGTGGTgactgaatcag GTCCAGGATTGGCATTCATTGCTTTCCCTCGTGCAGTAGCTCTGATGCCAATTCCACAGCTGTGGGCAATTTTCTTCTTCCTAATGATCATATTTCTAGGATTAGACAGTGAG TTTGTCTTCCAAGAGACGTTGGTTACCACCATCTCCGACATGTTTCCTGACTTCTTTCAAAATAGTTGCCGTCGAAAAATTTTACTACTGGCAATTTCTACAGGAAGTTTTCTCATTGGCCTTCTAATGGTCACAGAG GGAGGTCTTTATATCTTTCAGCTGTTTGACTACTATGCCTGCAGTGGCATGACACTCCtcttttttgccatttttcagTCAGTTTGCATTGGATGGGTCTATG GTGCTAATCGTCTGTATGATAATATACAGGACATGATTGGATATCGGCCATGGCCTTACATAAAGTATTGTTGGCAGTACGTTACACCAGCTGTCTGCACT TGCACCTTTGTATTCTTCTTGGTCAGATACACTCCGCTCAAATTCAATAATGCGTATGAATACCCGTGGTGGGGCTACGCCATTGGTGGATTCTTTACTTTCTCCTCAACACTTATGATTCCTATATGGATGCTTTATTTTCTGAGCATCACTCCAGGAACATTAATGGAG AGGCTGAAGATTCTCTGCATGCCAGCAAAGGAATTAAGGGTTGCCCCAAAGAAGAcagttttaaataaagaatcATTTAATACTTTCACAGACTTTTACACATTACGCACCACACAGCAAAACCTGACAGAACTCTGA